TCGAGTGCGGTTGGTTTACAGGTTTTGAAGAACTTCGTGGAGTTGTGATGCTGACGAAGAGAATCATTGCGTGTCTCGATGTGCGCGGCGGGCGGGTCGTGAAGGGTGTTCAGTTTGTGGACATCATCGACACGGGCGATCCGGCGGAGCTGGCGCATCGCCATGCGGCCGCGGGGGCCGATGAGATCGTGCTGCTCGACATTACGGCTACACACGAGGGGCGTGGGACGCTGCTCGATACGGTGAAGCGGACCGCAGCGGCGTTGTTTGTTCCGTTCACCGTCGGCGGCGGGATTCGCTCGGCCGAGGACGCGGCGGCGGTCTTCGGTGCGGGGGCGGACAAGGTGAGCATCAACTCTTCGGCCATCGCGCGGCCCGAGTTGATTGGTGAGATCGGCGGCAGCTTCGGGGCGCAGGCGGTGATCGTTGCGATCGACGCTCGGCGCGGCCAGAGCAGAGTTGAGGATGCTGAGGTCTACGTGAGCGGGGGGCGGAAGCCTACCGGACAGAAGGTCGTCGAGTGGGCGCGTGAGGCTGAGGAACGCGGCGCTGGTGAGATTTTGCTGACTTCGATGGATACTGACGGGATGCGCTCAGGCTTCGACTGCGAGCTGACAGCGGCGGTGAGCTCGGCGGTGCAGATTCCGGTGATCGCGTCGGGCGGCGCGGGAACTGCGGGGCACTTTGCTGAGGTCTTCGGTCGCGGACGAGCCGATGCGGCGCTGGCGGCGAGCATCTTCCACTTTGGCGTGACCGACTCGCGGGAGCTGAAGACTGAGTTGCAGCGCGCTGGCGTTAGTGTGCGGTTGCCCTGCTGAAGTAGCGCTTGTGCAGTTCGCCGGCCAGCGTGAGAGCGTTGTGGAGCTTTGCGGAGGCAGTGGAGCGGATTGCGTTCAGCAGGTCGAACTCCTGTCTCTCTTGAAAGAGCTCGGTTGTGATGGATTGGAGTTCGCTCCAGTCGTGCCATTCGCCGATGGCTCCTGTCGCTTCCTCCAGAGTGCTTACCAGCTCTGCGTCACTGTTGGCGGAGAGCTCGAGTGTGTAGCGCAGCTCCTTCAGCTTGATTCGGTAGCGATGAAGATCTGCGGCGCCAATCCGAGGTGAGATGGACAGAGCGGCTTGGAGGGTGGCGGCTGCGAACTCGATCTTCTCCTGGACGTCGAGGTGAGCCAGTAGTTGCTTGCGGCACCGCTTCAGAGCGCGCCTAGCTGCCTCCCGGTGATTGGAGACGGTGGACTTCAGCCTGCGAGCGGCTTTCTTGCGCTGGGCGGAGAGGTGCTCGGCCAGGGCGGCCAGCGCTTCCTCCTGTCCCGGGACGGCAAGCTGACGGGTGAATCCGGTGAGGACGTCGAGGTCGCGGACCTTGCCTGCTCTCCTGCGCAGGCGGGTGGTGGTTTTGAGGAGGCGATGCGCGGCGGGCTCGTCTTCGAGCTCTAGGGCGTGGATGGCGGCTTCGAGACGGCGGCTTCGGGTGCGGAGGTCGTGGACTTCCTTCGGCGCGTTGGTGCGCAGGATGCGGTCCAGCGACTTGCGGAACCGGCGGAATGTCCTCTCGACCTTGTCTTCGTCTCGCGTCATATCCCTGCCTGACGGAGTTGCTCGGTCAGGCCTCCATCGCTCCGGAGTAGACGGCCATGCCGGCGACGGCGTCGACACCCATGGCGTCGAGAGCGTCTACCTCCGCCTTCTCCTTGATGCCTCCGGCGACGATGAGTTGCTTCGCGGTGGTCGAGCGGAGGATTGCGGCGACGTCGATGGGGAAGCCGGACATGGTGCCCTCGGTGTCGACGTGGGTGTAGAGGAAGGCGGAGCAGTAGTCTTCGAGCCAGGTGATGGCTTCCTCGGGGGTGAGGTCGACCGAGTCCTTCCAGCCCTTGACGGCGACGCGGCCGGCTTTGGTGTCGACGCTGAAGACGAGGGAGTCTTCGCCGAGCTCCTTCCTGAGACCGGCGGCGAATTCCTTGTTTACGCCGGAGGCTCCGAAGAGGCTGGAGCCGTAGATGACGCGGCGGGCACCGGCGTCGAGGAGGGCGCGGCCGTCGGCGGCGGTGCGGAGGCCTCCGCCGACCTGGCAGGGCAGGCGGCTGGCGAACATCTCGATGAGCTGGCGGTTGTCGCCCTGACGCATGGCGGCGTCGAGGTCGATGAGCTGGACGATGGGGTACTTGGAGAACCGGTCGATCCAGTAGTCGAAGTCGTCGAAGGCGAGTTTGAGGCGCTCGCCCTGGACGAGCTGGACGATGCGGCCGCCGAGGAGGTCGATGGAGGGAATCAGCACGAGGGGCCCTCCCCCTGCTTTTTGCGCAAAGTCTTCATTCGATTTGGGTTAGCCTTGGACTTGAATGGTAAAGTCTTCATAAGAAAAGAGTAAGCCTCTGGGGTCGCTCCCCTGAGGCTTTGGTTTTGCTCCATGATTTAAGTTTAGCAGTTTTGGGTGGCAGAGACCGCCAAGTCCAAGTCTTGTGGATTGAGAGGTTTATGTGATTTGGGGGCTTGACAAGGGATTTTGCTGGGGATTTTTGTGGGTTTTCTTGTAGGTGATTGATGGTAAAGAGAAAAGCAGGTTCTCCCGCTGCCTGCCCCAGCCAGCAAGCTGGCTGGGGACCCCGTTCGCGGAAGGATGACAATTGTTGGGTGGCGGACTCGGAATGAACCCAGGTCTCAAAATCGAGACCCTTCGACAGGCTCAGGGCAGTCTCTGGGACACCCGGCGGGATGACGGCATGTCCCAGGGGCTAAAGCCCTTTTTGGTGGTGGCCGTTTGTTGCCCGGACTGAAGTCCGGGCCTATCTCAGAAGCAACGACAAAGGCAACAGCAAGGCAAAAACAACAGCAAAGGCAAAGGCAAAAACAACAGCAAAGGCAAAGGCAACAACAAAGGCAAAAACAACAGCAAAGGCAAAGGCAACAACAAAGGCAAAAACAACAGCAAAGGCAAAGGCAACAACAAAGGCAAAAACAACAGCAAAGACAAAGGCGCGCGGCGTTTGAATCCAGTGCTTTCTTCGAAAGCTATGAATCGGGCTTTCAGCCCTCCGTGGTTCTGTTTGTTCGCAAACCTGGGGTTTCACCCCAGGCTGGTATGAGTCGGGCCTTTGGCCCTCTGCGACGGTGGCAGCGGTTCGAGCTTTGCTCGAATGACCTTGTTCCGGAATCAGGACATGGGCATTCGGCGATTTTGTGGTTTTGTGGCTGAAAGGGGTCAGCGGTATGGGTGAGTGTGCGGCCTCGGGGTCCTTCGACTTCGCGCTGCGCGCTCCGCTCAGGATGACGAGCTTTGGGTAGCGGGAGGATGGCTTCGGGTAAAAGCAGATCCCCCCTTGCGGGGGGATGACAAACAAGAAGACAAATACAGATTCCTTGCGGGAATGACAAAAACGAGAGCGGACTACCGCTTGCCGAAGCGGTAGACCATGCCGCCGGAGATGCCGAAGAACTCGCGGGTTTCGGTGCCGAAGTGTTCCAGGATCAGGTCGGGCTGGAGACGGATTGCAGCTCGCTTGCTGAGGTTGAAGTCGAGGCTTCCGCCGAGCGCGGCGATTGGCTTGGTGCGGTTGGTGTAGAGGCCGGTGAGGTTGTAGAACTGCGGCTGGTTCTGCTTCTGCGTGGCGTTGAAGATGCCCTTCGACGCGCCGATGTAGCCGTGGTAATTGACGGCGATGAACTGGTTCTTCGGGCCGCGGTACTGCGCGCCGACCATGAGCATGTTCATGTAGACCAGCGGACGGCTGATGTTGTACGGAGACTGGCCCGCGCTGGCGTAGACCGGGGTGGTGCCGGCTTCACCGCGGTAGTCGAGGCCAAGGCCGAGCTTGTGATTGAGCCAGTAGGTGCCGAGCAGCTCGCCGCCGCCGAGGTTCATGCGTTTGGGCAGGGCCTGACCGGCCTGGAAGTTCATGAAGCTGAGGCCGCCGTAGAGCTCGTACTTGTTGTCGTAGGTGACGGGCGCGGCGACGGCGATCTTGCTGGGCAGTGTGATGGAGGTCGTCTGCTGGGTGGATGAGTCCTGCGCGCGCGCTGTGGCTGCGCCTGCCGTGAGGACCGCTGCCGCGAAAATTCCAAGGATTGTGAGCGCTGTGTGTTTTGGCGCTCGTGCCGTCATGGTTTGCTTTGCCTTCGATACAGCGTTCTTCAATCGCAACATCCTTCTCCGCGCCGGGACTCGCACGTGCTTTTCGAGCTGAACCAGCTTTGTGTGTCACTATCCAAGATATAACGTTTCGGGGCACATCTGACGGGGTGGGGGCCACGTATTCTGGATGCCTCCCGATGTGCGACAATAAAGGGATGCAGCCGTGCGCGTATTTGTCTCCGGCTGCGGGAGAAGAGTATGGGTGATCTACTACAACCGTGGCATCTGATTCTGATTGCGCTGATCGTCGTTGTTCTGTTTGGTGGGAAGAAGCTGCCTGAGCTGGGCAAGGGCCTGGGCGAAGGTCTGCGCGGCTTCAAGGAAGGCATGAAGGGCATTACGGACGACGCCAACGACGCCAAGAAGAGCGTGACCGACGCGGCGAAGACGGATTCGACGACCACCCCTACGACCACGAAGTAGCGCCTGCGCTTCGGGCTGGCGGTGGTGGGCTGCCGGTGCGCCTGGTGCAGTTCTGATTTGACTTTCGAGAAAACGGTTTGCGTCTTGCGAATGAAACATGTCCCAGGGGCTAAAGCCCCTTTTTGGGGGCGTGTCGGTGTTGCCCGGACTGAAGTCCGGGCCTATCTCAGAAGCAACGGCAAGAACAACGACAACAGCAAGAGCAACGACAACGACAAGAACAACGGCAACAGCGGGTTTCTCCGCTCCGCGTTGCGCGCTCCGTTGAGATGACGTGCGTTTGTGGTTCGTGGTGGTAGAAAAGCGGGTTTCTTCCACCCCAGTTCTCCGCTCCGGTCGAAATGACAGTTCTGTGAGTGAGAGGGAATGCGGTTCGAGCTTTGTTCGAATGGCCCACTCATGACGCGATACGGCTGCGTCATGAATGGGGCACCCGGCTAAATGCCAGAGTGTTGTGGCTGAAAGGGTTGGAGGGTATGGGCGGGAGCTGGCGGTATCGGGTCCTTCGACTCCGCTCCCTACGGTCGCTTCGCTCAGGATGACAGCTGTTTGGGAAGTAGCTCAGAGTCCGGTCGAGATGACAGATCTGTGGCGGGGATGGGAAGGCGGTTCGAGCTTTGCTCGAATTAACCCAGGTCTCAGAATCGAGACCCTTCGACAAGCTCAGGGCAGGCTCTGGGGCACCCGCACCCGATGCGTTTTCAGTGTGGCCAGAGCTTCCATTGCCACGATGTTCTGTACGGCAAGGTCAGGGTGGACTTCGCGCCAAAATGTACCGGGAGGAAGATGTAGGAGCTGTCCGTCATCTTTGACGTGATGTGGCGCTCGGCCATGAAGATGACTTCATGCTTGTGGCCGTGCGGGGAAAATGCCCATGTTCCCTGCGCGTGATATGTCACATCGGCGTACGGCCCTGAGGTTGGATTGCCAAGCTCGGTGTATGGACCCATGATGTTCGTCGCGCGATAGTAGTTTGCGGCGTTGTCCTTCCAGCCGGTCTCGGCTGATGTGATGAGGTAGTACGTGCCGTTGCGCTTGATCATGACGGGGGCTTCGCGGCGCTCGGCGTTCGCGATCTTGTACCACTTGTTGGAGAAGCCCAGGTAGTCGTCGGTGAGCTTGACGATGTGCAGGACGCGACCGAAGCCTGGGCCGGGCTCGCGCACGTCGCGGTCGTAGATGAAGTAGGCTGAGCCGTCGTCGTCCTGGAAGAGCGTGCAATCGCGCACGATGCCCTTTGCGTCGATTGGCCTGGAGTAGCCCTTGAAGGTGTAGGGGCCGTTGACGCGGCTGCTGACTGCGACGCCTGCGTCTCCGGCGCCGATGGTGTTGCCGTGGTCTCCGGGATAGCCGACGTAGTGAAACCACATGACGTACTGTTTCGTGTGGGCGTTGTAGAGGATCTTGGGCCGCTCGAAGCGCATGGGGCAGTGGAGCGGATTGGCCGGGTCGGTCGAACAGGCGAGCACCACGCCCTCGTAGGTCCAGTTGTAGAGGTCGGTGGAGCTGTACATGATTACGCCGAGGGTGGTCTTCTGGCCGCCGTCGGGGCCGTTGATTGCGGGCAGCGGGCGCAGTGCCATGCCGTACCAGTGGTACTTGCCGTCGGCCCAGAGGATGCCGCCGTCGTGGGCGTTGATCAGGTTTCCGGCGGTGTCGCGCCAGGCTAGGTGTTCGGTTACGGCGCCGTTGGTGAATGCGGTGTGGGTCTGCGTTTGCGCTGGCGCGCTGCGCTCGCTACCTGCGAGGCATAGAGCAAGGATCAGCCAGTGGAGGCGGGTGTTCTTGATGGAGAGAGACATTTTGTTGTCAGAGTACTCTACTGCCGCGCGTGGGCTGGTGCGGCTTTCCGCTTCGCGGAAGGATGGCGCTTAGAGCGTGATCATGACTACGGCGGCGGCGGCGATGGCCATGCCGATGCCCTGGCGGCGGGTGGGGCGTTCGCGTAGCATCCATGCGGCTAAGAGGATGGTTGAGGCGGGGTAGAGCGAG
This is a stretch of genomic DNA from Edaphobacter acidisoli. It encodes these proteins:
- the hisF gene encoding imidazole glycerol phosphate synthase subunit HisF: MLTKRIIACLDVRGGRVVKGVQFVDIIDTGDPAELAHRHAAAGADEIVLLDITATHEGRGTLLDTVKRTAAALFVPFTVGGGIRSAEDAAAVFGAGADKVSINSSAIARPELIGEIGGSFGAQAVIVAIDARRGQSRVEDAEVYVSGGRKPTGQKVVEWAREAEERGAGEILLTSMDTDGMRSGFDCELTAAVSSAVQIPVIASGGAGTAGHFAEVFGRGRADAALAASIFHFGVTDSRELKTELQRAGVSVRLPC
- a CDS encoding 1-(5-phosphoribosyl)-5-[(5-phosphoribosylamino)methylideneamino]imidazole-4-carboxamide isomerase; the protein is MLIPSIDLLGGRIVQLVQGERLKLAFDDFDYWIDRFSKYPIVQLIDLDAAMRQGDNRQLIEMFASRLPCQVGGGLRTAADGRALLDAGARRVIYGSSLFGASGVNKEFAAGLRKELGEDSLVFSVDTKAGRVAVKGWKDSVDLTPEEAITWLEDYCSAFLYTHVDTEGTMSGFPIDVAAILRSTTAKQLIVAGGIKEKAEVDALDAMGVDAVAGMAVYSGAMEA
- a CDS encoding CHAD domain-containing protein; its protein translation is MTRDEDKVERTFRRFRKSLDRILRTNAPKEVHDLRTRSRRLEAAIHALELEDEPAAHRLLKTTTRLRRRAGKVRDLDVLTGFTRQLAVPGQEEALAALAEHLSAQRKKAARRLKSTVSNHREAARRALKRCRKQLLAHLDVQEKIEFAAATLQAALSISPRIGAADLHRYRIKLKELRYTLELSANSDAELVSTLEEATGAIGEWHDWSELQSITTELFQERQEFDLLNAIRSTASAKLHNALTLAGELHKRYFSRATAH
- a CDS encoding family 43 glycosylhydrolase; translation: MSLSIKNTRLHWLILALCLAGSERSAPAQTQTHTAFTNGAVTEHLAWRDTAGNLINAHDGGILWADGKYHWYGMALRPLPAINGPDGGQKTTLGVIMYSSTDLYNWTYEGVVLACSTDPANPLHCPMRFERPKILYNAHTKQYVMWFHYVGYPGDHGNTIGAGDAGVAVSSRVNGPYTFKGYSRPIDAKGIVRDCTLFQDDDGSAYFIYDRDVREPGPGFGRVLHIVKLTDDYLGFSNKWYKIANAERREAPVMIKRNGTYYLITSAETGWKDNAANYYRATNIMGPYTELGNPTSGPYADVTYHAQGTWAFSPHGHKHEVIFMAERHITSKMTDSSYIFLPVHFGAKSTLTLPYRTSWQWKLWPH
- the tatA gene encoding twin-arginine translocase TatA/TatE family subunit, translated to MGDLLQPWHLILIALIVVVLFGGKKLPELGKGLGEGLRGFKEGMKGITDDANDAKKSVTDAAKTDSTTTPTTTK